One Acinetobacter pullicarnis genomic region harbors:
- the lldR gene encoding transcriptional regulator LldR, with amino-acid sequence MKVSDKVVQHLRLLIEQNNMQVGDRLPAERKLCEQLGVSRSSLREALQQLISLGMLVSKVGAGTYLQQLPSNWSQLKIVQPLSDLIDEDPTYRFDVQEARMILEGGTAWYAAQRSTPEDRIKIRHYYDQVSHFQALGDADQASLADAHFHLAIAEASHNLVLIQVMRGLFDLLQYNVVLGRRKVYSETHRFDQLHDQHFKVMDAIERQDPDAARSAVCGHIEFVVQQVRSIDEEEARHQRASRLKRITP; translated from the coding sequence ATGAAAGTCTCCGATAAAGTGGTTCAACACTTACGTTTGTTGATTGAACAAAACAACATGCAAGTTGGTGATCGTTTGCCAGCAGAACGTAAGTTGTGTGAACAACTCGGCGTCTCGCGTTCGTCTTTACGTGAAGCATTACAACAATTGATTAGCTTGGGCATGTTGGTCAGTAAAGTTGGGGCAGGTACCTATTTACAGCAACTTCCAAGCAATTGGTCACAATTGAAAATTGTACAGCCGCTAAGTGATTTGATTGATGAAGATCCAACCTATCGCTTTGATGTACAAGAGGCACGCATGATCTTAGAGGGCGGCACAGCTTGGTATGCTGCGCAGCGCTCTACACCAGAAGATCGGATTAAGATTCGCCACTATTATGATCAAGTCTCCCATTTTCAAGCGCTTGGAGATGCGGATCAGGCTTCATTGGCCGATGCGCATTTTCATTTAGCCATTGCTGAAGCTTCGCATAATCTGGTGTTGATTCAGGTGATGCGCGGTTTATTTGATTTATTGCAATACAACGTGGTGTTGGGACGACGCAAAGTCTATTCCGAAACCCATCGTTTTGATCAGTTACATGATCAACATTTTAAAGTAATGGATGCCATCGAACGTCAAGATCCAGATGCTGCGCGCAGTGCGGTCTGTGGACATATTGAATTTGTCGTTCAACAAGTACGCTCCATTGATGAAGAAGAAGCGCGTCATCAGCGTGCGAGTCGATTAAAAAGGATAACGCCATGA
- the lldD gene encoding FMN-dependent L-lactate dehydrogenase LldD, whose protein sequence is MIISSAQDYREAARRRLPPFLFHYIDGGAYAEHTLKHNVEDLSKIALRQRVLNDMSELSLETEIFNEKLSMPLALSPVGLTGMYARRGEVQAAVAADKKGIPFTLSTVSVCPIEEVTPAIQRPMWFQLYVLRDRGFMLNALERAKAAGCSTLVFTVDMPVPGARYRDAHSGMSGPNAAMRRYLQSCMHPQWAWDVGLMGRPHDLGNISKYLGKPTGLEDYIGWLGNNFDPSISWKDLEWIRDFWDGPMIIKGILDPEDAKDAVRFGADGIVVSNHGGRQLDGVLSTARALPPIADAVKGDIKILVDSGIRNGLDVVRMLAMGADLCMLGRAFIYALGAAGGAGVSNLLDLFEKEMRVAMTLTGAKSIQEITSDCLVKLDHELRG, encoded by the coding sequence ATGATTATTTCCTCAGCGCAAGATTACCGTGAAGCTGCTAGACGCCGTTTACCGCCATTCTTATTTCATTATATTGATGGTGGGGCTTATGCAGAACATACGCTAAAACATAATGTTGAAGATTTATCTAAAATTGCACTACGGCAACGTGTGTTAAATGACATGTCTGAACTCAGTTTAGAAACTGAAATTTTTAATGAAAAACTGTCGATGCCATTGGCGCTATCACCAGTGGGCTTAACGGGCATGTATGCCCGTCGTGGTGAAGTACAAGCTGCTGTTGCTGCAGACAAAAAGGGTATTCCATTTACTTTGTCGACTGTTTCAGTGTGTCCGATTGAAGAAGTGACTCCCGCGATTCAACGGCCAATGTGGTTTCAACTCTATGTGCTGCGCGATCGCGGTTTTATGTTGAATGCACTGGAACGTGCCAAAGCCGCGGGTTGTTCAACCTTGGTCTTCACGGTCGATATGCCAGTGCCAGGCGCACGTTATCGTGATGCACATTCGGGGATGAGTGGGCCAAACGCAGCCATGCGCCGTTATTTACAATCGTGCATGCATCCACAATGGGCTTGGGATGTGGGCTTAATGGGTCGTCCGCATGATCTGGGCAACATTTCAAAATATTTAGGCAAACCCACTGGTCTTGAAGATTATATTGGCTGGTTAGGCAATAACTTTGATCCATCGATTTCATGGAAAGACCTTGAGTGGATTCGTGATTTTTGGGATGGCCCAATGATCATTAAAGGGATTTTAGATCCTGAAGATGCCAAAGATGCAGTACGTTTTGGTGCAGATGGCATCGTGGTGTCCAATCATGGTGGTCGTCAGTTAGATGGCGTGCTATCAACCGCACGTGCTTTGCCACCGATTGCTGATGCAGTCAAAGGTGACATTAAAATCTTGGTCGATTCGGGTATTCGCAATGGCCTCGATGTGGTGCGTATGCTGGCGATGGGCGCTGATCTGTGTATGCTCGGTCGTGCTTTTATTTATGCACTTGGCGCAGCCGGTGGTGCAGGGGTGAGTAATTTATTAGATTTATTTGAAAAAGAAATGCGGGTTGCCATGACTTTAACAGGGGCGAAAAGCATTCAAGAGATTACTTCAGACTGTTTGGTCAAACTTGATCACGAACTACGCGGTTAG
- the dld gene encoding D-lactate dehydrogenase, with translation MQAQAKSDAQRSIEKNVLAQLAKIVGAQHLLTQDKDTRLYRQGRRFGEGKVLAVVSPGSLLEQWQVLQAAVNADCIVIMQAANTGLTGGSTPFGDYDRPVVLLSTRRLVGIQVIQSGKQVICLPGATLDKLERELAGFDREPHSVIGSSCIGASVLGGVCNNSGGALVRRGPAYTELALYAQVNAAGELQLVNHLGIDLGNSPEEILKNLEQQHYQPSDIHSDDQCCASDQRYAHDVTQVDADTPARFNADPTRLFEASGSAGKVCVFAVRLDTFVKIPSQVFYVGTNSQEDLTEIRRFLLTELPRLPIAGEYIHRVAYDIGAKYGKDTFMFIEKFGTAKVPAAFAMKDKVDGYLEKWGMKGLSDKCLQLVTGLLPSHLPKRMNAFRDRYEHHLVLRIENQDVAQVEAFLKGYFSQTASAVADSQTAMGDYFLCDADEGRKAFLHRFAVAGAAIRYRDTHRSEVEDIVALDIALRRNDRQWVETLPTEMDQKILHKLYYGHFLCHVFHQDYIVRKGVDPIAMEHQMWHLLDDRGAEYPAEHNVGHLYIAKPALQKHYQLLDPSNQFNVGIGQTSKLKNWQ, from the coding sequence ATGCAAGCTCAAGCAAAATCTGATGCGCAGCGCAGTATAGAAAAAAATGTTTTGGCGCAGTTGGCCAAAATAGTGGGGGCGCAACATTTGTTAACCCAAGACAAAGACACGCGTTTATATCGTCAAGGTCGTCGTTTTGGTGAAGGCAAAGTGTTGGCTGTGGTGAGTCCAGGGAGTTTGCTTGAGCAATGGCAAGTGTTACAAGCGGCTGTAAATGCAGATTGTATTGTGATTATGCAGGCCGCCAATACGGGCCTCACTGGGGGATCTACGCCTTTTGGGGATTATGATCGTCCCGTGGTGCTGTTAAGTACTCGTCGTTTGGTGGGTATACAGGTCATTCAATCGGGCAAGCAAGTGATTTGTTTACCAGGTGCAACCCTGGATAAACTCGAACGAGAATTGGCAGGTTTTGACCGCGAACCGCATTCAGTGATTGGTTCATCTTGTATTGGTGCTTCGGTGTTGGGGGGAGTCTGTAACAACTCGGGTGGGGCTTTGGTACGTCGTGGTCCGGCTTATACCGAGTTAGCACTCTATGCGCAGGTCAATGCGGCGGGTGAGTTGCAGTTGGTCAACCATTTGGGCATCGACTTGGGCAATAGCCCAGAAGAAATTCTAAAAAACCTTGAACAGCAGCATTATCAACCCAGCGATATTCACAGTGATGATCAATGCTGTGCCTCAGATCAGCGTTATGCCCATGATGTAACCCAAGTTGATGCAGATACCCCAGCACGTTTTAATGCAGATCCAACCCGTTTATTTGAAGCTTCGGGTTCAGCTGGAAAAGTTTGTGTATTTGCGGTGCGTCTAGATACCTTTGTTAAAATTCCGAGTCAGGTGTTTTATGTCGGCACCAATTCGCAAGAAGATTTAACGGAAATTCGTCGCTTTTTATTGACCGAATTACCGCGCCTGCCAATCGCGGGTGAATATATTCATCGTGTCGCCTATGACATTGGTGCCAAATACGGCAAAGACACCTTCATGTTTATTGAAAAGTTTGGTACCGCCAAGGTGCCAGCAGCTTTTGCCATGAAAGATAAAGTCGATGGTTATTTAGAAAAGTGGGGTATGAAAGGTCTATCAGACAAGTGCTTGCAATTGGTCACTGGACTGCTGCCTTCGCATTTGCCCAAGCGTATGAATGCCTTTCGTGATCGCTATGAACATCATTTGGTCTTACGTATTGAAAACCAAGACGTTGCACAAGTTGAAGCTTTCTTAAAAGGCTATTTTAGTCAGACTGCATCTGCAGTAGCCGATAGCCAGACAGCAATGGGTGATTATTTCTTATGTGATGCCGATGAAGGGCGTAAGGCCTTTTTACATCGCTTTGCCGTGGCAGGTGCTGCGATTCGTTATCGCGATACCCATCGCAGCGAAGTCGAAGATATTGTGGCACTCGATATTGCGCTACGGCGTAATGACCGTCAGTGGGTGGAAACATTACCGACTGAGATGGATCAAAAAATACTGCATAAACTCTATTATGGGCATTTTCTCTGCCATGTGTTCCATCAGGATTATATTGTCAGAAAAGGCGTGGATCCAATCGCGATGGAACATCAAATGTGGCATTTACTGGATGATCGTGGGGCGGAATATCCGGCTGAACACAATGTTGGACATTTATATATTGCCAAGCCTGCGCTGCAAAAACATTATCAGCTGCTCGACCCAAGTAATCAGTTTAATGTGGGGATTGGACAGACCTCAAAGTTAAAAAACTGGCAATAG
- a CDS encoding fimbrial protein — MNTLKTSLSLIAAILCTGAAHAAETTGQVDFSGSVYSQTCTIATTSKDKKVILPPVRASALMTAGIASKENEKFDLVLSGCTAGMTAGVLFDQTNVDSANSGTLINTSTGASAAKNVNIQIELADGTAIKLNEQTKDHYREVVKDDVDQKYGYIARYFSTGKATAGSVTSYATFKVDYK, encoded by the coding sequence ATGAATACTTTAAAAACATCATTATCTCTAATTGCTGCAATCCTTTGCACTGGTGCAGCTCATGCTGCAGAAACAACTGGTCAAGTTGATTTTTCTGGTAGCGTTTATTCACAAACTTGTACTATTGCAACAACTAGTAAAGACAAAAAAGTGATATTACCACCAGTACGTGCTTCAGCATTAATGACAGCTGGTATCGCTTCAAAAGAAAATGAGAAGTTTGATTTGGTACTTTCAGGCTGTACAGCGGGCATGACAGCGGGTGTATTGTTTGACCAAACTAACGTGGATTCTGCAAATTCAGGCACCTTAATCAATACGTCAACAGGTGCTAGTGCTGCTAAAAATGTCAACATTCAAATTGAATTGGCGGATGGTACGGCGATTAAATTGAATGAACAAACTAAAGATCATTACCGTGAAGTCGTTAAGGATGATGTAGATCAAAAATATGGCTATATCGCACGTTACTTCTCAACTGGAAAGGCAACTGCTGGATCAGTAACTTCATACGCTACATTTAAAGTTGATTACAAGTAA